The following coding sequences lie in one Phyllopteryx taeniolatus isolate TA_2022b chromosome 4, UOR_Ptae_1.2, whole genome shotgun sequence genomic window:
- the septin3 gene encoding neuronal-specific septin-3 isoform X1, with protein MSVFDRLSPLIPRLSPCAKQAKDHPHLPLPPHPPSAPLSAPVKGKGFDIPSFRREGVTHERNQKRQSGADSSTCIGPACSRACPSWSEHGQHLQRNDGEITFNRPPKPSGIFSPKTNASPSDRLQLKPSFSLHPGVPSALAERTEPRARRDRLDRKARVDFTNRAQFLQCYPERGYEKMHPESQAAGWMTPAKSAASWEDQLGRHSKEDTQWTLSNTTVNDLEVEQDRSCQSRGKTQTMQAPWRTHMGTQFKTCLVHPVQASPAPHIGIAPPNVNEVSASLKGSRCHGATAKVREHPLSLDAELFDGPSAAECSKKTSLPGGGLEDPYYVSISYTDSVYEDMSDIVPPEVRPKPAVPAKPPNVGAPSPSGPFPPQGPGAGGAGVSAPPHSAIPVPVGSHGPSHGGSHAFGLGAAHAGGHGHDGTGGGSALLGYIGIDAIIEQMRKKTMKTGFDFNIMVVGHSGLGKSTLVNTLFKSQVSRRSAGWSRDDKIPKTVEIKSVSHVIEEGGVKMKLTVVDTPGFGDLINNDNCWEPISKYINEQYEKFLKEEVNITRKKRIPDTRVHCCLYFISPTGHTLRQLDVEFMKRLSHSVNIIPVIAKADTVTPEERQEFKQRVKKELEMNGIEFYPQKEFDEDMEDKSDNDKIREAMPFAVVGSDKEYQVNGKRVLGRKTAWGVVEVENMNHCEFAQLRDFIIRSHLQDLKEVTHSIHYETYRAKRLHENGGLHPVDAQESNL; from the exons ATGAGCGTATTTGACCGTCTGTCACCTTTAATCCCTCGGCTGTCGCCGTGCGCCAAACAAGCCAAAGatcatcctcatcttcctcttcctccccatCCTCCATCCGCTCCTTTGTCTGCTCCCGTCAAAGGGAAAGGCTTTGACATCCCTTCGTTTAGACGCGAGGGTGTCACCCACGAAAGAAATCAAAAGAGGCAGTCAGGCGCTGACAG CTCCACGTGCATTGGACCAGCTTGTTCACGCGCGTGTCCTTCTTGGAGCGAACACGGTCAGCACCTGCAGAGGAACGACGGAGAAATAACTTTCAACCGTCCCCCGAAGCCCTCCGGCATCTtttctccaaagacgaacgccTCCCCGTCTGACCGTCTCCAACTGAAGCCGAGCTTTTCTCTACATCCCGGCGTTCCTTCTGCATTAGCAGAGCGGACTGAGCCCCGAGCCAGGCGGGATCGTCTTGATCGGAAAGCGCGGGTGGACTTTACCAATAGAG cccagTTTTTGCAGTGTTATCCTGAGCGTGGGTATGAGAAAATGCACCCGGAGAGCCAAGCAGCTGGATGGATGACTCCTGCAAAGTCTGCGGCCAGCTGGGAAGATCAGCTCGGAAGACATTCCAAAGAAGATACCCAGTGGACATTATCCAACACAACAGTCAATGATTTGGAGGTTGAGCAGGACcgcagctgtcaatcaagagGCAAGACTCAAACAATGCAAGCTCCCTGGCGGACGCACATGGGAACGCAATTTAAGACGTGTCTAGTGCATCCTGTGCAAGCATCTCCTGCTCCACACATTGGAATCGCACCTCCAAATGTCAATGAAGTGAGTGCGTCTCTAAAAGGATCCCGCTGTCATGGAGCTACCGCCAAAGTGCGAGAACATCCCTTAAGCCTTGACGCGGAGCTCTTTGACGGGCCGTCTGCAGCCGAATGCTCAAAGAAGACCAGTCTTCCAGGGGGGGGACTAGAGGATCCCTATTACGTCAGCATTTCTTACACAGATTCGGTGTATGAGG ACATGTCGGACATAGTTCCTCCAGAAGTGAGACCCAAACCGGCCGTCCCGGCCAAGCCCCCCAACGTGGGCGCTCCCTCGCCCTCCGGCCCCTTCCCGCCTCAAGGGCCAGGCGCGGGGGGAGCGGGTGTATCCGCGCCGCCCCACAGCGCCATCCCGGTGCCCGTCGGGAGTCACGGCCCGAGCCACGGGGGCTCTCACGCCTTCGGTCTCGGCGCGGCCCACGCCGGGGGTCACGGTCACGACGGCACCGGCGGGGGGTCCGCTCTGCTGGGGTACATCGGCATCGACGCCATCATCGAGCAGATGAGGAAGAAGACGATGAAGACGGGCTTTGACTTCAACATCATGGTCGtcg GTCACAGCGGTCTGGGGAAGTCGACTCTGGTCAACACCTTGTTTAAGTCCCAGGTGAGCAGGAGGAGTGCCGGCTGGTCCCGTGACGACAAGATCCCCAAAACTGTGGAAATTAAATCAGTGTCTCACG TTATCGAGGAAGGCGGCGTGAAAATGAAGCTGACTGTTGTCGACACGCCGGGATTCGGGGACTTAATCAACAACGACAACTG CTGGGAGCCCATTTCCAAGTACATCAATGAGCAGTACGAGAAGTTCCTCAAGGAGGAGGTGAATATTACCAGAAAGAAGCGCATCCCAGACACCAGAGTGCACTGCTGTCTCTATTTCATCTCCCCGACCGGACACAC ACTGCGGCAGCTCGACGTGGAGTTCATGAAGCGCTTGAGTCACTCCGTCAACATCATTCCTGTGATCGCCAAGGCCGACACCGTGACCCCCGAAGAGAGACAGGAGTTCAAACAGCGG gtgaagaaggagctggagATGAACGGCATTGAGTTTTACCCGCAGAAAGAGTTTGACGAGGACATGGAGGACAAGAGCGACAACGACAAGATCAGA GAGGCGATGCCCTTCGCTGTGGTGGGCAGCGACAAAGAATATCAAGTGAACGGCAAGCGGGTTTTGGGGAGGAAAACCGCATGGGGAGTTGTAGAAG TTGAAAATATGAATCACTGCGAGTTTGCCCAGCTGAGAGACTTCATCATCAG ATCTCACTTACAGGATCTGAAGGAGGTGACTCATAGCATTCACTATGAAACGTACCGTGCCAAGAGACTCCACGAGAACGGAGGCCTGCACCCAGTTGACGCCCAGGAAAGCAACCTGTAA
- the septin3 gene encoding neuronal-specific septin-3 isoform X2 — MFTRDRAPSEDAVWALNNNAASVCRNHENGPGQPATPTLSFPVLLFVSLYTLKSDNNQTAASVCSSTCIGPACSRACPSWSEHGQHLQRNDGEITFNRPPKPSGIFSPKTNASPSDRLQLKPSFSLHPGVPSALAERTEPRARRDRLDRKARVDFTNRAQFLQCYPERGYEKMHPESQAAGWMTPAKSAASWEDQLGRHSKEDTQWTLSNTTVNDLEVEQDRSCQSRGKTQTMQAPWRTHMGTQFKTCLVHPVQASPAPHIGIAPPNVNEVSASLKGSRCHGATAKVREHPLSLDAELFDGPSAAECSKKTSLPGGGLEDPYYVSISYTDSVYEDMSDIVPPEVRPKPAVPAKPPNVGAPSPSGPFPPQGPGAGGAGVSAPPHSAIPVPVGSHGPSHGGSHAFGLGAAHAGGHGHDGTGGGSALLGYIGIDAIIEQMRKKTMKTGFDFNIMVVGHSGLGKSTLVNTLFKSQVSRRSAGWSRDDKIPKTVEIKSVSHVIEEGGVKMKLTVVDTPGFGDLINNDNCWEPISKYINEQYEKFLKEEVNITRKKRIPDTRVHCCLYFISPTGHTLRQLDVEFMKRLSHSVNIIPVIAKADTVTPEERQEFKQRVKKELEMNGIEFYPQKEFDEDMEDKSDNDKIREAMPFAVVGSDKEYQVNGKRVLGRKTAWGVVEVENMNHCEFAQLRDFIIRSHLQDLKEVTHSIHYETYRAKRLHENGGLHPVDAQESNL, encoded by the exons CTCCACGTGCATTGGACCAGCTTGTTCACGCGCGTGTCCTTCTTGGAGCGAACACGGTCAGCACCTGCAGAGGAACGACGGAGAAATAACTTTCAACCGTCCCCCGAAGCCCTCCGGCATCTtttctccaaagacgaacgccTCCCCGTCTGACCGTCTCCAACTGAAGCCGAGCTTTTCTCTACATCCCGGCGTTCCTTCTGCATTAGCAGAGCGGACTGAGCCCCGAGCCAGGCGGGATCGTCTTGATCGGAAAGCGCGGGTGGACTTTACCAATAGAG cccagTTTTTGCAGTGTTATCCTGAGCGTGGGTATGAGAAAATGCACCCGGAGAGCCAAGCAGCTGGATGGATGACTCCTGCAAAGTCTGCGGCCAGCTGGGAAGATCAGCTCGGAAGACATTCCAAAGAAGATACCCAGTGGACATTATCCAACACAACAGTCAATGATTTGGAGGTTGAGCAGGACcgcagctgtcaatcaagagGCAAGACTCAAACAATGCAAGCTCCCTGGCGGACGCACATGGGAACGCAATTTAAGACGTGTCTAGTGCATCCTGTGCAAGCATCTCCTGCTCCACACATTGGAATCGCACCTCCAAATGTCAATGAAGTGAGTGCGTCTCTAAAAGGATCCCGCTGTCATGGAGCTACCGCCAAAGTGCGAGAACATCCCTTAAGCCTTGACGCGGAGCTCTTTGACGGGCCGTCTGCAGCCGAATGCTCAAAGAAGACCAGTCTTCCAGGGGGGGGACTAGAGGATCCCTATTACGTCAGCATTTCTTACACAGATTCGGTGTATGAGG ACATGTCGGACATAGTTCCTCCAGAAGTGAGACCCAAACCGGCCGTCCCGGCCAAGCCCCCCAACGTGGGCGCTCCCTCGCCCTCCGGCCCCTTCCCGCCTCAAGGGCCAGGCGCGGGGGGAGCGGGTGTATCCGCGCCGCCCCACAGCGCCATCCCGGTGCCCGTCGGGAGTCACGGCCCGAGCCACGGGGGCTCTCACGCCTTCGGTCTCGGCGCGGCCCACGCCGGGGGTCACGGTCACGACGGCACCGGCGGGGGGTCCGCTCTGCTGGGGTACATCGGCATCGACGCCATCATCGAGCAGATGAGGAAGAAGACGATGAAGACGGGCTTTGACTTCAACATCATGGTCGtcg GTCACAGCGGTCTGGGGAAGTCGACTCTGGTCAACACCTTGTTTAAGTCCCAGGTGAGCAGGAGGAGTGCCGGCTGGTCCCGTGACGACAAGATCCCCAAAACTGTGGAAATTAAATCAGTGTCTCACG TTATCGAGGAAGGCGGCGTGAAAATGAAGCTGACTGTTGTCGACACGCCGGGATTCGGGGACTTAATCAACAACGACAACTG CTGGGAGCCCATTTCCAAGTACATCAATGAGCAGTACGAGAAGTTCCTCAAGGAGGAGGTGAATATTACCAGAAAGAAGCGCATCCCAGACACCAGAGTGCACTGCTGTCTCTATTTCATCTCCCCGACCGGACACAC ACTGCGGCAGCTCGACGTGGAGTTCATGAAGCGCTTGAGTCACTCCGTCAACATCATTCCTGTGATCGCCAAGGCCGACACCGTGACCCCCGAAGAGAGACAGGAGTTCAAACAGCGG gtgaagaaggagctggagATGAACGGCATTGAGTTTTACCCGCAGAAAGAGTTTGACGAGGACATGGAGGACAAGAGCGACAACGACAAGATCAGA GAGGCGATGCCCTTCGCTGTGGTGGGCAGCGACAAAGAATATCAAGTGAACGGCAAGCGGGTTTTGGGGAGGAAAACCGCATGGGGAGTTGTAGAAG TTGAAAATATGAATCACTGCGAGTTTGCCCAGCTGAGAGACTTCATCATCAG ATCTCACTTACAGGATCTGAAGGAGGTGACTCATAGCATTCACTATGAAACGTACCGTGCCAAGAGACTCCACGAGAACGGAGGCCTGCACCCAGTTGACGCCCAGGAAAGCAACCTGTAA
- the septin3 gene encoding neuronal-specific septin-3 isoform X3 — protein MSDIVPPEVRPKPAVPAKPPNVGAPSPSGPFPPQGPGAGGAGVSAPPHSAIPVPVGSHGPSHGGSHAFGLGAAHAGGHGHDGTGGGSALLGYIGIDAIIEQMRKKTMKTGFDFNIMVVGHSGLGKSTLVNTLFKSQVSRRSAGWSRDDKIPKTVEIKSVSHVIEEGGVKMKLTVVDTPGFGDLINNDNCWEPISKYINEQYEKFLKEEVNITRKKRIPDTRVHCCLYFISPTGHTLRQLDVEFMKRLSHSVNIIPVIAKADTVTPEERQEFKQRVKKELEMNGIEFYPQKEFDEDMEDKSDNDKIREAMPFAVVGSDKEYQVNGKRVLGRKTAWGVVEVENMNHCEFAQLRDFIIRSHLQDLKEVTHSIHYETYRAKRLHENGGLHPVDAQESNL, from the exons ATGTCGGACATAGTTCCTCCAGAAGTGAGACCCAAACCGGCCGTCCCGGCCAAGCCCCCCAACGTGGGCGCTCCCTCGCCCTCCGGCCCCTTCCCGCCTCAAGGGCCAGGCGCGGGGGGAGCGGGTGTATCCGCGCCGCCCCACAGCGCCATCCCGGTGCCCGTCGGGAGTCACGGCCCGAGCCACGGGGGCTCTCACGCCTTCGGTCTCGGCGCGGCCCACGCCGGGGGTCACGGTCACGACGGCACCGGCGGGGGGTCCGCTCTGCTGGGGTACATCGGCATCGACGCCATCATCGAGCAGATGAGGAAGAAGACGATGAAGACGGGCTTTGACTTCAACATCATGGTCGtcg GTCACAGCGGTCTGGGGAAGTCGACTCTGGTCAACACCTTGTTTAAGTCCCAGGTGAGCAGGAGGAGTGCCGGCTGGTCCCGTGACGACAAGATCCCCAAAACTGTGGAAATTAAATCAGTGTCTCACG TTATCGAGGAAGGCGGCGTGAAAATGAAGCTGACTGTTGTCGACACGCCGGGATTCGGGGACTTAATCAACAACGACAACTG CTGGGAGCCCATTTCCAAGTACATCAATGAGCAGTACGAGAAGTTCCTCAAGGAGGAGGTGAATATTACCAGAAAGAAGCGCATCCCAGACACCAGAGTGCACTGCTGTCTCTATTTCATCTCCCCGACCGGACACAC ACTGCGGCAGCTCGACGTGGAGTTCATGAAGCGCTTGAGTCACTCCGTCAACATCATTCCTGTGATCGCCAAGGCCGACACCGTGACCCCCGAAGAGAGACAGGAGTTCAAACAGCGG gtgaagaaggagctggagATGAACGGCATTGAGTTTTACCCGCAGAAAGAGTTTGACGAGGACATGGAGGACAAGAGCGACAACGACAAGATCAGA GAGGCGATGCCCTTCGCTGTGGTGGGCAGCGACAAAGAATATCAAGTGAACGGCAAGCGGGTTTTGGGGAGGAAAACCGCATGGGGAGTTGTAGAAG TTGAAAATATGAATCACTGCGAGTTTGCCCAGCTGAGAGACTTCATCATCAG ATCTCACTTACAGGATCTGAAGGAGGTGACTCATAGCATTCACTATGAAACGTACCGTGCCAAGAGACTCCACGAGAACGGAGGCCTGCACCCAGTTGACGCCCAGGAAAGCAACCTGTAA